A stretch of the Apteryx mantelli isolate bAptMan1 chromosome 3, bAptMan1.hap1, whole genome shotgun sequence genome encodes the following:
- the PRSS35 gene encoding inactive serine protease 35, protein MEHVLLLLMFFIPMLGLANGTETEEDFTWHLKKVPQIVSERTFSLDSPKFEAKTKLELNSVCGIECQRKLPVPSLSDLKDILSYETVFENGTRTLTEVNVLALMLDPAENTTTRTSSRKKRQIYGTDSRFSIYDKRFMTNFPFNTAVKISTGCSGILVSPKHVLTAAHCLHNGKDYVKGSKKLRVGLMKTKSKGNGRKRKGAKRSRREASETQDGPEVATELRQRSKGGGRKQRRLGRKQGTSDGVPAFQWTRVKSTHIPRGWFKGVSGDITLDYDYAVLELKRPHKRKYMELGISPTIKMMPGSMIHFSGFDNDRSGQLVYRFCSISDESNDLFYQYCDAESGSTGSGVYLRLKEPNKKKWKRKIIAVYSGHQWVDVNGEQQDYNVAVRITPLKYAQICFWIHGNDENCTQG, encoded by the coding sequence atggaGCACGTGTTACTGTTACTCATGTTTTTCATACCTATGTTGGGTCTTGCTAATGGAACAGAAACTGAAGAAGATTTTACTTGGCACTTAAAGAAAGTACCCCAGATTGTGAGTGAAAGAACTTTCTCCCTTGACAGCCCTAAATTTGAAGCAAAAACCAAATTAGAGCTAAACAGTGTGTGTGGAATTGAATGTCAAAGAAAATTGCCAGTGCCAAGCTTGTCTGACTTGAAGGACATCCTGTCCTATGAGACTGTTTTTGAAAATGGCACACGGACCCTGACTGAAGTGAATGTCCTTGCACTAATGCTTGATCCAGCTGAAAACACGACTACACGAACGTCTTCAAGAAAGAAGAGGCAGATATATGGAACAGACAGTAGGTTCAGCATCTATGACAAGCGGTTTATGACCAACTTCCCATTcaacacagctgtgaagatctccACCGGCTGTAGTGGCATTCTCGTTTCCCCTAAGCACGTGCTAACAGCTGCTCATTGCTTGCATAATGGCAAGGATTATGTTAAAGGCAGCAAAAAACTGAGGGTGGGATTGATGAAGACAAAATCCAAAGGTAATGGCAGGAAACGCAAAGGTGCTAAAAGAAGTAGGAGAGAAGCTTCTGAGACCCAAGATGGTCCAGAGGTTGCCACAGAACTAAGACAACGCTCCAAAGGTGGTGGGAGAAAGCAGAGGAGATTGGGGAGGAAGCAGGGTACCTCAGATGGCGTGCCcgccttccagtggaccagggtGAAGAGTACCCACATCCCAAGAGGCTGGTTTAAGGGTGTCTCTGGGGATATTACCCTGGATTATGATTATGCTGTTCTTGAGCTCAAGCGTCCCCACAAAAGGAAATACATGGAGCTGGGAATCAGCCCAACAATCAAAATGATGCCTGGGAGCATGATCCACTTCTCGGGTTTTGACAATGATCGTTCTGGGCAGCTGGTCTATCGGTTTTGTAGCATTTCTGATGAGTCCAATGATCTCTTTTATCAGTATTGTGATGCTGAGTCTGGCTCCACTGGATCTGGAGTCTATCTCCGTCTTAAGGAGCCAAACAAAAAGAAGTGGAAGCGCAAGATCATTGCTGTTTATTCAGGCCATCAATGGGTGGATGTCAATGGTGAACAGCAGGATTATAATGTAGCAGTAAGAATTACTCCTCTCAAATATGCCCAGATTTGCTTCTGGATACATGGGAATGATGAGAATTGCACACAAGGCTGA